A stretch of the Xiphias gladius isolate SHS-SW01 ecotype Sanya breed wild chromosome 21, ASM1685928v1, whole genome shotgun sequence genome encodes the following:
- the LOC120807210 gene encoding protein S100-B-like, with protein sequence MEVSKENMSELENGMVTIIRVFHKYSGHKCKLKKAELKALINNEMSLFIMKIQENETLDELFADLDQNRDLEIDFKEFIALIAMVTSACHELFIPNQHNK encoded by the exons ATGGAG GTCTCAAAGGAGAATATGTCAGAACTGGAGAATGGCATGGTCACTATTATCCGAGTTTTCCACAAATACTCGGGTCACAAGTGCAAGCTGAAGAAAGCTGAGCTTAAAGCGCTCATCAACAATGAGATGAGTCTTTTCATAATG AAAATCCAAGAGAACGAAACTCTGGATGAGCTTTTTGCGGACCTCGATCAGAACAGAGACCTGGAGATCGACTTCAAAGAGTTCATCGCCCTCATCGCCATGGTCACCTCAGCATGCCATGAACTCTTCATCCCAAATCAACATAATAAGTAG